CTGTACGTGGAATGGAGAGTCCATGTTCTTCAAAAACAAATTGTAAAAAACCGCTGCAATCAAATCCACTAGGTGATTCCCCGCCCCATTGATATGGCACACCTAAATATTGTTTGGCAGTCGTAATCAAATCTTGCGATACACCACTTTTTTCTTGTAGATATAACGTTTGTCCTGAGTAAATGGTGTTTGTATGAAGATTATTGGCTTCCTTGATTCCATGAATAGATTGATTAAATGTCTGACTAATACTCCATAAGGAATCCCCAGGTTGAACAGTGTAGGTATTTGATGTTTTGGCTGGGATGGTTAATGTTTGTCCGGGATAAATATGAGTTGAGGCTAACTGATTTGTTTGCTTCAGTTGTGTAATAGTAGTGTTATGTTCCTGTGAGAGCTTCCATAAGGAATCTCCTTTGTTAACCATAATAGTCTCAGCGTGTGTTGTAGTCCATGCTGTGAGACTAAAAATCGAAGTAGCAAGCGTGATTTTCTTTACAAAACCTTTTGTGTTGAACATATAGGTAGCAACCTCCTGATGTTATGTTCTGAAAGATATATATAGGTAGGATGTTTGCACAATTATTATCGTAACAAAGGTTAAACCTTATTAAAGCTAGTAATTGCTGGTGTAAAAGGAGGAGAAAGTAAACCGTTCCAAATCTTTGCCGCTAGTATTAGTAGCCCCTTCTTTCTCCCTATAACTCATCATACTTTTCGCTTATGATTTATAGTTTGTAACAATACAACGTACTTATTACTTAAAATATTAAATCTCTGTAAATTTCGACATTTTTGACGCGGAGCATCCATATAAAGTACCTGATTCAGATAAGGAAACTTGTCCTAAAAAATCGAATAATACACACCTTGATATGAAATAATTGGATATACGGTAGTTACATATGAAGTCTAAAGCCCTATATTACAAGTTTGTTACGGATAACACCCTTGCTACTTTAATACCTATTCTTCATTTTTTAAGTGTGGTAGTCTATTTTGTACAAAGATAGAGAATTGTTTTGACTTCCACCAATTATGGTGAGTGCTTTCGTACATCTCTATACTTTAAGGATTTCGTTTACGTACGAGTTTTGTTTTTTCCCTATTAAAAAAAGTAGGGTTCATGAAAGTGGCGCAATTATGTAAAGGGAAGTGGAAAATGATAAAAGATTCACATGATGTAGATCAGAGCATTGCAGAAGTGATGGAAGGTGTAGTTCGTCGTAGTTGGAAAGAATCCGAAATAACAGGAATAGCTCGTAACTTTATTCATTACAAGAAAATAGAGGGGTTTTCCTTTGCGAAGCTAACTCGGTTACACTTTCAAATGTTTAGTGAAAAGGAAGAAGATCTAGTCCTTTATCCTTCAGCCGCTGTCGAGCTATTAATTTTGTCTTTAGATATATTAGATGATCTACAAGACCAGGATGCAGTTGATAAACCTTGGTGCCAAGTCTCTCACGCGATTGCTATGAATATAGCAACGGGACTTTTGATGTTGAGCATGAAAACAATAGAAGAAGCAAATTACGAACAAGACAAAAAGCATCAAGCCATTCAATATCTTTATACTCATGTGCTAAAAGCCGTTAGTGGGCAACACATAGATTTGAATGATGCAATTGAAACAGATGAGCAGTATTTACAAATGGTTGAATCGAAATCTGGAGCATTAATGGCTTGTGCGTGTTTGGTGGGCACATCTCTTGCTACTGACCATCAACATCACATCGTGGAAGAGTATAGTACAAGTTTCGGAGTAGCTGCTCAACTAGCAAATGATCTTGAAGACGTATCCAGGTGGGATACAAAAAATGATCTGCTTTACAAAAAGAAAACACTCCCTATCCTTAAGCTTTTAAACCAAACGGAACACAAAAATGCTTGGTTAAACGAATACTATAAAGGATTGCTTGATAAAGAGTTTATCCTTGAGCATAAGCAGGAGATTTTTACTTGGATACAACAATCACCTGCGTTGAAATATGCTCAAGTGATAAAACGAATCTATCAACGTAAAGCTAGTGATAAGTTACAAGAAATTTCTGCTCATGATCGTTGGAAAGAGAAACTCCAGGCGTTAATCGAAGAGGTCTAGTTTTTTTAATAAGGAAAAGACAAACACGAATGAAAATTAGTTGTATGGTTTTAGCGATAAAAATATAAGCTTAATGGAGGTAGTTTTACATGTTACAGAAAATTGTAGAAAGTCTAACAAAAGACCCAAGTCTAGTTGAGAAACTACAAGAAGGTCAGCTTCGTTTAATAGGAGTTTCAGAAACAGAAGAAGCGGCAATTAAAGATGTATTTACCACAGGAAATCAAGATCATTCTAGAGGCATGACTTACTGGAAATAAGGCGGAACCCTATAGGAGTGGACGAATAGCCAGAAGCTTTCTGGCTATTTTTTTCACCTTCAAAACGCGTCCTTTTACCTATGACAAAACAATGAATATAAACGTTTTTGTTAGTTTCATACACCATGTGGAATAGGAAAGTTTCGCAAGTTACATACACTTATAGGACGGAAAGGGTATTGAAATGGAAATTATACGTAATAAGAAAATACTCACAACTCTTTTCACTTCCATTATCATCTTATTAGCATTGTATTTATTACTTGTTACGTTTACGAAGTCATATACAGGTATTAATGCTACGCAAACTAGTGAAGGGAATTGGGTAGTCGCAAGCGTTGAAGAAATGGGTTGGGGGAGTATTAATGATATACAAAAGGGCGATGTGATACTTCGAGTCAATAATCAACCACCTAGTTCACATAAGCCACTTAAGCGTTTTGGTGTGTTAGGAGACTTGCAGGAGCTGGTCATTAAACGTAATCAAGAGATCAAACATTTCACAGTGAAAAATAGCATCTACTCGGAAACGCTCATTTATCATAGTATCATCCCTTTCCTTGCTTTCTCTGTTCTATTTGCATTTTCTGCATTGATATATGCTAGAAAGAAAGAGGACTTTAATGCATTGTTATTAATTGCCTTTTTCCTGGCTGTAGGATTTGGTTATTTAAGTGCTGCAGCCTCGGCTCGAACGGATTTACTAGCAAGGTTTGTAAATGGGATCTCTTTATTAATGATACCAGTGCTTTTGCTTAATTTTTATTATGTCTACTTTTCAAAGTACGATATCAAATTATTACAACCTAGAATTCTTTATTTTCTATATAGTATCAATACAGCCATTGTCATCATTGAAACCGTTTATTTATATTTACCTATAAGTGGGTTTTATACGTATATCCGTCATGGACAATTGATTTTATTTAGCTATGAAATTGTATTTTGCTTATCCATTCTAGTGTTTTTTTATTTTCGATATCGAAATACGATACACAAACCCGTTTTCCAAAATACAATATTTGCTATAGTAGTCTCTTTTCTACCATTCATTGTATTTACAGCTGTCCCTAGTACATTCTTTGGAGTGAATTTATTACCACCGGCTGTTACGGCTGCTTGTATTATCTTTTTACCAATGTTCTTTGTCTATCAAGTATTAACCAACCGTTTATTTGATATTGATTTTATCAATAGTAGATTACGCTATTATTCGTTTATCGCTAGTATCTTAACGGTAATCATTGTGGGCTTACTAACGATATTGACTAGTTTCTCAATTGTGCAATGGATTCGTTTGGTTATTATTTTCTTTGTGACGTTTATTGCTTTCTTTTATTTTGAAGAACGGCTGAACATAAGACCAAGAGTATTCGGTGAAAAAGTAAACTACCAATTGAGTTTGGATCAATTTTCGAAGGATATTTCGAAAATATTAAAAAGAGAAGAATTAGATGAACGCTTAATACGTGAAGTGAAAACGGTACTTCCGGTCAATGGTGTTTCCTTATTAGAATGTCAAAAAGGTCAGTCTGTCGTTCAATTGGTACAAGGTGACTATGAGTATCCTGAAGAAGAAATTAGCCATCACTGTTTGGAATCGGCTGATGTGAAAACGACAGGTGATTTTTTTAAAGTAAATAAAGGCCTCTGTTATGTGGTTAGTGAGATGAACGAGTCATTACATTTACTTTGGATTGATAAGAAAATGAATCATACCCCTTTTAATAAAGATGAGCAAAGATGGTTGAAAACACTCGTTCATTACACAAGTATTGTTCATGAGAACTTCCAACTTATTGAAGGGGTAACGGAGGAACTAAAACGATCTATGTATCAAAATAATGAAGCCCCATTTTGGTTGCTTCGTTTATTATTTAATTTATCAGAAAAAGAACGTGCTCGACTGGCTTCGGATTTACATGATGCTGCTCTTCAGGAACAACTTGTATGGTATCGCAAAGTAGAGGAGTTGTTAGAAGACCAAGAAGTGCCTAGGCATGTGAGTGGAGAGCTAACAGAAGTGAAAGAAGGCTTGTTGGATGTAGTTCAGCAAATTAGGGAGACGTGCACTTTCTTGCGTCCACCTTTTCTTAAAGAATCTGGCGTTGTAGAAGCGTTATCCTATTTAATCGATCATTATCGGTTGCGTTGTGATTTCAATGTTGAGTTTCATGCACAAGAATTTAGCGTTGAATTAGAACATGAGCAATCTTTGGCTATATACCGTATTGTACAAGAATTGCTAAACAATGCTTCTAAGCACTCTCAAGCTACAACGGTTGAATTTGACTTGAAGAGCGAAGGAGGCATGGTCGTGTTGAATTATAAAGATGATGGGGTTGGCATTCCTCGTGAGGAATTGAAAAAACGTCATTCAGAGAGTATGGGGTTAGATGGCATCAGGCAACGTGTGAAGAGTCTGCAAGGTAATGTTGAGTTCTATTCACCAGAAGACGGTGGGTTTGAACTGGCCATTGTTCTTCAGACTACTTCGAATTCAAATTCTTATTTTGCATTTTCATAAAAAATACATCTGAGTAAACGAAAAGTAATGTAGGTGGAGGGACCTTTATGATACGAATATTGCTAGTAGATGATCATCCTTCAGTTGGTGAAGGAACCAAACTAATGATTGAAAAAGAGGAGGATATGGAAGTTACTGTAGTAGATTCGGCTGGTAAGGCTTTAGAGCTAGTCCCAAAACAAGAATACGAGCTAATGTTATTTGATTTGCGGATGCCTGGTATGAATGGAATCGAACTCATCAAAAAAGTTCGGGCTTTAGGAGTGAAAACGCCGATTCTAATATATTCTGGTTATGATATTGGGCCACATTTTAATACGCTAGTAGAAGCTGGAGTGTCTGGATTTATTAGTAAGACCGAACCAAGAGACCAATTAATTATGTATATCAGGTGCGTTATTGCTGGGAAGGTGATTCTTCCTCTTTCCCTATTTAAGCAACTTAGGCGGGTAGAGGTGCAAGTAGGAGAATCAGAACCTGTTACAGCCTCTCAAGAAGCGGAGGTAGTAGAAGAAGCTACAGATGTATCCATTAATCCAAAAGAACAAGAAATTCTTCAAGAAGTCGCCAAAGGAAAAAGCAACAAAGAAATCGCCAAAAAGTTTTACCAAAGTCAACGAACCATCGAGTACAACTTAACCGAAATATTCCGAAAGCTACAAGTAAAATCCCGCGCAGAAGCAGTATTGAAATCGAAGCAGTGGGGAATTATTGCTGAGGATATTGATGAATAAAGAGAGGAAGGGCTAAACCTTATGGGTTTGGCCCTTTTTTAGTATTTAGTGAATTTTTGGGATGGAGGGAAGGGCGCGCTTTAGAGGCATAATATGGAAGATTTGGATTCGAGGCATATTAGGAAGAGAGCGTAACGCACCCCCGAGAGAGCGAAAGCGGGATGGAAGAGAGCATAACGCACCTCAGAGAGAACAAAAAACGTCTAGGGATCCCCTAGACGTTTCATTAATACCTATTTATTCATTTGCTACTTT
Above is a genomic segment from Pontibacillus yanchengensis containing:
- a CDS encoding ATP-binding protein; amino-acid sequence: MEIIRNKKILTTLFTSIIILLALYLLLVTFTKSYTGINATQTSEGNWVVASVEEMGWGSINDIQKGDVILRVNNQPPSSHKPLKRFGVLGDLQELVIKRNQEIKHFTVKNSIYSETLIYHSIIPFLAFSVLFAFSALIYARKKEDFNALLLIAFFLAVGFGYLSAAASARTDLLARFVNGISLLMIPVLLLNFYYVYFSKYDIKLLQPRILYFLYSINTAIVIIETVYLYLPISGFYTYIRHGQLILFSYEIVFCLSILVFFYFRYRNTIHKPVFQNTIFAIVVSFLPFIVFTAVPSTFFGVNLLPPAVTAACIIFLPMFFVYQVLTNRLFDIDFINSRLRYYSFIASILTVIIVGLLTILTSFSIVQWIRLVIIFFVTFIAFFYFEERLNIRPRVFGEKVNYQLSLDQFSKDISKILKREELDERLIREVKTVLPVNGVSLLECQKGQSVVQLVQGDYEYPEEEISHHCLESADVKTTGDFFKVNKGLCYVVSEMNESLHLLWIDKKMNHTPFNKDEQRWLKTLVHYTSIVHENFQLIEGVTEELKRSMYQNNEAPFWLLRLLFNLSEKERARLASDLHDAALQEQLVWYRKVEELLEDQEVPRHVSGELTEVKEGLLDVVQQIRETCTFLRPPFLKESGVVEALSYLIDHYRLRCDFNVEFHAQEFSVELEHEQSLAIYRIVQELLNNASKHSQATTVEFDLKSEGGMVVLNYKDDGVGIPREELKKRHSESMGLDGIRQRVKSLQGNVEFYSPEDGGFELAIVLQTTSNSNSYFAFS
- a CDS encoding response regulator transcription factor, whose translation is MIRILLVDDHPSVGEGTKLMIEKEEDMEVTVVDSAGKALELVPKQEYELMLFDLRMPGMNGIELIKKVRALGVKTPILIYSGYDIGPHFNTLVEAGVSGFISKTEPRDQLIMYIRCVIAGKVILPLSLFKQLRRVEVQVGESEPVTASQEAEVVEEATDVSINPKEQEILQEVAKGKSNKEIAKKFYQSQRTIEYNLTEIFRKLQVKSRAEAVLKSKQWGIIAEDIDE
- a CDS encoding polyprenyl synthetase family protein, coding for MIKDSHDVDQSIAEVMEGVVRRSWKESEITGIARNFIHYKKIEGFSFAKLTRLHFQMFSEKEEDLVLYPSAAVELLILSLDILDDLQDQDAVDKPWCQVSHAIAMNIATGLLMLSMKTIEEANYEQDKKHQAIQYLYTHVLKAVSGQHIDLNDAIETDEQYLQMVESKSGALMACACLVGTSLATDHQHHIVEEYSTSFGVAAQLANDLEDVSRWDTKNDLLYKKKTLPILKLLNQTEHKNAWLNEYYKGLLDKEFILEHKQEIFTWIQQSPALKYAQVIKRIYQRKASDKLQEISAHDRWKEKLQALIEEV
- a CDS encoding C40 family peptidase, with amino-acid sequence MFNTKGFVKKITLATSIFSLTAWTTTHAETIMVNKGDSLWKLSQEHNTTITQLKQTNQLASTHIYPGQTLTIPAKTSNTYTVQPGDSLWSISQTFNQSIHGIKEANNLHTNTIYSGQTLYLQEKSGVSQDLITTAKQYLGVPYQWGGESPSGFDCSGFLQFVFEEHGLSIPRTVATIYPAGTEIFSPQRGDLVFFETYKEGPSHAGIYLGNDRFIHASSSQGVTISSMNNVYWEPRYIGAKKYY
- the comX gene encoding competence pheromone ComX: MLQKIVESLTKDPSLVEKLQEGQLRLIGVSETEEAAIKDVFTTGNQDHSRGMTYWK